One genomic window of Microbacterium sp. BH-3-3-3 includes the following:
- a CDS encoding ABC transporter permease, with translation MSAVPPVVIVAQRPAPRRRRSLNLTIGAVLFGAIAIIAIVSSFWTPFAPEDTGGGRLLPPGAEHWAGTDRLGRDLFSQLMIGARLAMLVGVGSVVIAAVVGIVVGLVAAVTGRVIDDAISSLLDIAIAFPTLLLAMLIVAWRGASVESAILAIGLAGSAVIARLTRVTAVRVLGRDFVTAARTSGTGTFGIVWRHVLPNVWPTLIVPLALQFGGAVIAEASLSYLGLGSPPPNASWGRMLQEAQSTVTIAPTAALLPGILLVATIIGINLLADGVRDVADPASRSIR, from the coding sequence ATGAGCGCCGTTCCCCCCGTCGTCATCGTGGCGCAGCGCCCCGCCCCCCGGCGTCGCCGCTCGCTGAACCTGACCATCGGCGCGGTCTTGTTCGGCGCGATCGCGATCATCGCGATCGTCTCGTCGTTCTGGACGCCGTTCGCCCCCGAAGACACCGGCGGTGGCCGTCTGCTCCCACCGGGCGCGGAGCACTGGGCGGGCACCGACCGGCTCGGTCGCGACCTCTTCTCTCAGCTGATGATCGGGGCGCGCCTGGCGATGCTCGTGGGCGTCGGGTCCGTCGTGATCGCCGCGGTCGTCGGTATCGTCGTCGGCCTCGTCGCCGCGGTGACAGGTCGCGTGATCGACGACGCGATCTCGAGCCTTCTCGACATCGCGATCGCCTTCCCCACGCTGCTGCTGGCCATGCTCATCGTCGCGTGGCGCGGAGCGTCGGTGGAGTCGGCGATCCTCGCGATCGGCCTCGCCGGATCCGCCGTGATCGCGCGGCTGACCCGCGTCACGGCCGTTCGGGTGCTCGGGCGGGATTTCGTCACGGCCGCCCGCACGTCCGGCACCGGCACCTTCGGCATCGTCTGGCGGCACGTGCTTCCGAACGTCTGGCCGACGCTGATCGTGCCGCTGGCCCTCCAGTTCGGCGGCGCCGTGATCGCCGAGGCGTCCCTGTCGTACCTCGGCCTGGGCTCGCCGCCGCCGAACGCGTCCTGGGGCCGCATGCTGCAGGAGGCCCAGAGCACCGTGACGATCGCTCCGACGGCGGCGCTGCTCCCCGGCATCCTGCTCGTCGCCACGATCATCGGCATCAACCTGCTCGCCGACGGCGTGCGCGACGTCGCCGACCCCGCCTCGAGGAGCATCCGATGA
- a CDS encoding ABC transporter permease: MLLLAFALAVVILFVVLRVLGNPVFALISVGATDAEIQAAAARLGVDRPIWVQFVDYVGQLATLDLGQSFTNRLSVGDEILRRLNVTLPLTLLSFALSVIIAVPVGFLAAWKSRTWYGTTFSALSQLGGAVPVFWVGILLVGVLSLNWRLFPAGGFPRRDWEDPGAALFALTLPVLTIAIVAGSDLARYVRSATLDVLGQQYLRAARATGQSFSTALWRHGIRNGVVPVISILAIQLSTTFVGAVIIERVFALPGLGDMLLVAIREQDFPSVQGVILFSTALVLLLGFVADVAQRLIDPRLRGTLSGNRRAKAVA, encoded by the coding sequence TTGCTGCTGCTGGCGTTCGCGCTGGCCGTGGTGATCCTGTTCGTCGTGCTGCGCGTGCTCGGCAATCCCGTCTTCGCTCTCATCTCGGTGGGGGCGACGGATGCCGAGATCCAGGCGGCGGCAGCCCGGTTGGGCGTCGACCGGCCGATCTGGGTGCAGTTCGTCGACTACGTCGGCCAGCTCGCGACACTCGATCTGGGGCAGAGCTTCACCAACCGACTGTCGGTGGGAGACGAGATCCTCCGCCGGCTGAACGTCACCCTGCCGTTGACGCTGCTGTCGTTCGCGCTGTCGGTCATCATCGCGGTGCCGGTCGGGTTCCTCGCGGCGTGGAAGTCGCGCACCTGGTACGGCACCACGTTCTCGGCGTTGTCGCAGCTGGGCGGAGCCGTGCCGGTCTTCTGGGTCGGCATCCTGCTCGTGGGCGTGCTCTCGCTGAACTGGCGGTTGTTCCCCGCCGGTGGCTTCCCCCGTCGCGACTGGGAGGATCCGGGCGCCGCTCTGTTCGCCCTGACCCTCCCCGTGCTGACCATCGCCATCGTCGCCGGCAGCGACCTGGCCCGCTACGTGCGCAGCGCGACGCTCGACGTGCTCGGCCAGCAGTACCTGCGCGCCGCCCGGGCCACGGGGCAGAGCTTCTCGACGGCGCTGTGGCGACACGGCATCCGCAACGGGGTCGTGCCGGTGATCTCGATCCTCGCCATCCAACTGTCGACGACGTTCGTCGGCGCGGTCATCATCGAGCGCGTGTTCGCCCTCCCCGGACTCGGGGACATGCTCCTCGTCGCCATTCGCGAGCAGGACTTCCCCAGCGTGCAGGGAGTGATCCTGTTCTCGACCGCCCTCGTGCTGCTGCTCGGCTTCGTCGCCGACGTCGCTCAACGTCTCATCGACCCGCGCCTGCGGGGGACGCTGTCGGGCAACCGCCGGGCGAAGGCCGTCGCATGA
- a CDS encoding LLM class flavin-dependent oxidoreductase, with protein MTRGAVSLGLAGSLGPDAIAEIAPAVESAGFDTLWINDTPDGDALAALAAAARVTERLRLATGVVPVDRRPADEIAAAVASLGLPLDRLTLGIGSGMAKQGALARVRGAIEVLHAAGMPRVLVGALGPRMRRTGAEHAEGVLLNWVPPTEAHAQSEALHTVAPSAHVAVYVRTAIDSAARERLDAETARYASFPNYAANFARMGVDAVDTTIRDATELGDALEAYTAAADEVVLRAIVPEDTVEAYVDFARRVAPAPG; from the coding sequence GTGACACGGGGTGCCGTCTCTCTCGGTCTCGCCGGATCGCTGGGCCCCGATGCCATCGCCGAGATCGCGCCTGCGGTCGAGAGCGCCGGCTTCGACACGCTCTGGATCAACGACACCCCCGACGGCGATGCCCTCGCCGCCCTCGCGGCCGCGGCCCGCGTGACCGAACGCCTGCGCCTGGCCACGGGCGTCGTTCCCGTCGACCGGCGCCCCGCCGACGAGATCGCCGCCGCGGTGGCATCGCTCGGTCTTCCGCTGGACCGCCTGACCCTCGGCATCGGCTCGGGAATGGCGAAGCAGGGCGCGCTCGCGCGGGTGCGCGGGGCCATCGAGGTGCTGCACGCCGCGGGTATGCCACGGGTGCTCGTCGGGGCGCTGGGCCCGAGAATGCGTCGCACGGGCGCCGAGCACGCCGAGGGCGTGCTGTTGAACTGGGTGCCGCCCACCGAGGCGCACGCGCAGTCCGAGGCGCTGCACACGGTCGCTCCCTCCGCGCACGTCGCGGTCTACGTGCGCACGGCGATCGACTCGGCCGCGCGCGAGCGTCTCGACGCCGAGACGGCCCGCTACGCCTCGTTCCCGAACTACGCGGCCAACTTCGCACGGATGGGGGTGGATGCCGTCGACACGACGATCCGCGATGCCACCGAGCTGGGTGACGCGCTCGAGGCGTACACGGCGGCCGCCGACGAGGTCGTGCTGCGCGCGATCGTGCCGGAAGACACCGTCGAGGCGTACGTCGACTTCGCCCGGCGCGTGGCTCCCGCGCCCGGCTGA
- a CDS encoding DUF1684 domain-containing protein codes for MSSSPPTASNDTAPAAHAQWIAARHAAVTAPQGPLALVLTHWSPAGAPAVDDAAAREGHPDDALLTRLQRADIDSGETQQGYRIWRRDSPANQAFEAIETYDYDPSWVLRGRFELVDEERVVPFEHIRDDGATRALPVSGDLVFEVDGREFRLAAFDTTYAGTAKLQLVFGDTTNGVESYGAGRFLFLDRPASDRPLAAGESVEIDVDFNRAIVPPCGFSSQMNCPLPPAQNRLPFPVRAGEKRVRFEGDFHP; via the coding sequence ATGTCCTCCTCGCCCCCCACCGCCTCGAACGACACGGCTCCGGCCGCCCACGCCCAGTGGATCGCCGCGCGCCACGCCGCCGTCACCGCCCCGCAGGGGCCGCTCGCTCTCGTCCTGACCCACTGGTCGCCCGCCGGCGCCCCGGCCGTCGACGACGCCGCCGCCCGCGAGGGTCATCCCGACGACGCGCTGCTCACCCGCCTGCAGCGCGCCGACATCGACTCGGGCGAGACGCAGCAGGGGTACCGCATCTGGCGGCGCGATTCCCCCGCCAACCAGGCGTTCGAGGCGATCGAGACCTACGACTACGACCCGTCGTGGGTTCTGCGGGGACGTTTCGAGCTCGTCGACGAAGAGCGCGTGGTTCCGTTCGAGCACATTCGCGATGACGGTGCGACGCGCGCCCTCCCCGTCTCGGGCGATCTGGTCTTCGAGGTCGATGGTCGCGAGTTCCGCCTGGCCGCCTTCGACACGACCTACGCGGGCACGGCCAAGCTGCAGCTGGTCTTCGGCGACACGACCAATGGGGTGGAGAGCTACGGCGCCGGGCGTTTCCTCTTCCTCGACCGCCCGGCATCCGACCGCCCCCTGGCCGCGGGAGAGAGCGTCGAGATCGACGTCGACTTCAACCGCGCCATCGTCCCGCCGTGCGGCTTCTCCAGCCAGATGAACTGCCCGCTTCCGCCCGCGCAGAACCGTCTGCCGTTCCCCGTTCGCGCGGGCGAGAAGCGCGTGCGCTTCGAGGGCGACTTCCACCCCTGA
- a CDS encoding ABC transporter ATP-binding protein, translating to MTAPLLEFDDLGVDLDDRALVESVSLSVAPGERVGIIGESGSGKSLTALAALGLLAHPLRARGAVRVRSSEGVVDAVAASQRTLDGVRGTVLGAVFQEPLASLDPLMRVGGQLAWPLRRHRGLRGDELKRAVLDALADVKLAEPERVARSYIHEISGGQRQRVAIALALAGSPDLLIADEPTTALDVTVQAGVLDLLQREVTERGMALLFISHDLPVVTRMTDRVLVMKGGRQIEVADTATLVSAPVEPYTRELVAASRALDDLLPKETR from the coding sequence ATGACCGCGCCCCTGCTCGAGTTCGATGACCTCGGCGTCGATCTCGACGACCGCGCCCTCGTCGAATCCGTCTCGCTCTCGGTCGCCCCGGGCGAGCGGGTCGGCATCATCGGCGAGTCCGGGTCGGGCAAGTCGCTCACCGCCCTCGCCGCGCTGGGCCTGCTCGCCCATCCGCTCCGTGCCCGCGGAGCGGTTCGCGTCCGCTCGTCGGAGGGCGTCGTGGATGCCGTGGCGGCATCGCAGCGCACGCTCGACGGCGTCCGGGGCACGGTCCTCGGCGCGGTGTTCCAGGAGCCGTTGGCCTCGCTCGATCCGCTCATGCGCGTGGGCGGACAGCTCGCCTGGCCCCTGCGCCGGCACCGGGGACTGCGCGGCGATGAGCTGAAGCGCGCCGTCCTCGACGCGCTCGCCGACGTGAAGCTCGCCGAGCCCGAGCGCGTCGCGCGGTCGTACATCCACGAGATCTCGGGCGGCCAGCGCCAGCGCGTCGCGATCGCCCTCGCCCTGGCGGGCTCTCCCGACCTGCTCATCGCCGACGAGCCGACGACCGCCCTCGACGTGACGGTGCAGGCCGGCGTCCTCGATCTGCTGCAGCGCGAGGTCACCGAACGCGGCATGGCGCTGTTGTTCATCAGCCACGACCTCCCCGTGGTCACCAGGATGACCGACCGGGTGCTCGTGATGAAGGGCGGGCGACAGATCGAGGTCGCCGACACCGCGACGCTCGTCTCGGCGCCGGTCGAGCCCTACACGCGCGAGCTCGTCGCCGCATCCCGCGCCCTCGACGATCTGCTGCCGAAGGAGACGCGATGA
- a CDS encoding ABC transporter substrate-binding protein — translation MSSRFRSTRLGAAIAVATAGLLVLAGCAAGGGSASGDGSASGGASDPQAEIIVGSQNEPTNLDQIFGGSSGVTEVFTGNVYEGLFKITDDAEVEPLLAAETAVSDDGLTYTFTLRDATFHSGKALTAADVVYSLERFIGDDSIAARKRQLSVIDTATAVDDSTVEVTLKQPSISFTYNLGYVWIVNSEAGDLTATADGTGPYELADYRKGDSISLDVFPDYWADAPANGGVVYQYYADPTALNNALLTGAVDLVTSQANPDSLAEFEAAGFQIIEGTSTTKELLAFNDRVEPFNDVKVRKAIYSAIDRQKLLDAIWDGRGQLIGSMVPPSEPWYIDLADNNPYDPALSAQLLTEAGYAGGFTFSIKTPDSGVHSTVAEFLKSELAKVGITVDIEIITDDQWYQQVYTDKDFQATLQGHVNDRDINFYGNPDFYWGYDNADVQRWLAESEAAGSVEEQTALIRQVNQQISDDAASVWLYLNPQLRVAAPGVTGVPENGLNSLFYVYGIQKA, via the coding sequence GTGTCCTCACGCTTCCGCTCCACCCGCCTCGGCGCCGCCATCGCGGTCGCCACCGCCGGACTGCTCGTGCTCGCCGGATGCGCCGCCGGAGGCGGTTCCGCCTCGGGCGACGGCTCCGCCTCGGGCGGTGCGTCCGACCCGCAGGCCGAGATCATCGTCGGCTCGCAGAACGAGCCCACCAACCTCGACCAGATCTTCGGCGGGTCGTCGGGCGTCACCGAGGTGTTCACCGGCAATGTCTACGAGGGTCTGTTCAAGATCACCGACGACGCCGAGGTCGAGCCCCTGCTCGCGGCCGAGACCGCGGTGTCGGATGACGGCCTGACCTACACGTTCACGCTGCGCGACGCCACCTTCCACTCGGGCAAGGCCCTCACCGCCGCCGACGTGGTCTACAGCCTCGAGCGCTTCATCGGCGACGACTCCATCGCCGCGCGCAAGCGTCAGCTGAGCGTCATCGACACCGCGACCGCGGTGGACGATTCGACGGTCGAGGTGACGCTGAAGCAGCCGTCGATCAGCTTCACCTACAACCTCGGCTACGTCTGGATCGTCAACTCCGAGGCGGGCGACCTCACCGCCACTGCCGACGGCACCGGCCCCTACGAGCTGGCCGACTACCGCAAGGGCGACTCGATCAGCCTCGACGTGTTCCCCGACTACTGGGCGGACGCGCCCGCCAACGGAGGCGTCGTCTACCAGTACTACGCCGACCCCACCGCGCTGAACAACGCGCTGCTCACCGGCGCCGTCGACCTCGTCACGAGCCAGGCCAACCCCGACAGTCTGGCCGAGTTCGAGGCGGCGGGCTTCCAGATCATCGAGGGCACCTCCACCACCAAGGAGCTGCTCGCCTTCAACGACCGCGTCGAGCCGTTCAACGACGTGAAGGTGCGCAAGGCGATCTACTCGGCGATCGATCGGCAGAAGCTGCTGGATGCCATCTGGGACGGCCGCGGCCAGCTCATCGGCTCGATGGTCCCGCCGTCGGAGCCGTGGTACATCGACCTCGCCGACAACAACCCCTATGACCCGGCCCTCAGCGCGCAGCTGCTCACCGAGGCGGGGTACGCGGGCGGGTTCACGTTCTCGATCAAGACGCCCGACTCGGGCGTGCACTCCACGGTCGCCGAGTTCCTGAAGTCGGAGCTGGCCAAGGTCGGCATCACGGTCGACATCGAGATCATCACCGACGACCAGTGGTACCAGCAGGTCTACACCGACAAGGACTTCCAGGCGACGCTCCAGGGCCACGTCAACGACCGCGACATCAACTTCTACGGCAACCCCGACTTCTACTGGGGCTACGACAACGCCGATGTGCAGCGGTGGCTGGCGGAGTCCGAGGCGGCCGGCAGCGTCGAGGAGCAGACCGCGCTCATCCGTCAGGTCAACCAGCAGATCTCCGACGACGCCGCGAGCGTCTGGCTGTACCTCAACCCGCAGCTGCGCGTGGCCGCGCCCGGCGTGACGGGCGTGCCCGAGAACGGCCTGAACTCGCTGTTCTACGTCTACGGCATCCAGAAGGCCTGA
- a CDS encoding ABC transporter ATP-binding protein, producing MTVPILSLDHVDFAYRADRPVLTDVSLAIAPGESVGLVGESGAGKSSLLQLALGLRAPTRGTVHFEGAPLPARRVALRSFRLAVQPIYQDPFSSLDPRMKVGDAIAEPLRSLGIDGDRRARVAGLLADVGLPADAAERYPDAFSGGQRQRIAIARALAPSPRLLLADEPVSALDTSVRMQVIDLLRSLARERGIGMLLVSHDLTIVSALCARIAVLEGGRIVEVGETAGVLSRPQHPYTARLLASVPRLPL from the coding sequence ATGACGGTCCCGATCCTGTCGCTCGATCACGTCGACTTCGCGTACCGGGCCGACCGCCCCGTGCTGACAGACGTGTCGCTGGCGATCGCCCCCGGCGAGAGCGTCGGCCTGGTGGGGGAGTCGGGAGCCGGCAAATCGTCGCTGCTGCAGCTCGCGCTCGGACTCCGCGCGCCCACGAGAGGCACCGTCCACTTCGAGGGCGCGCCGCTGCCTGCTCGCCGCGTGGCGCTGCGGTCCTTCCGCCTGGCCGTGCAACCGATCTACCAAGATCCGTTCTCATCGCTCGACCCGCGCATGAAGGTCGGCGACGCCATCGCCGAACCGCTGCGATCGCTCGGCATCGACGGCGACCGGCGCGCCCGGGTGGCGGGCCTGCTCGCCGACGTGGGCCTGCCCGCCGACGCGGCCGAGCGCTACCCCGACGCGTTCTCGGGCGGCCAGCGGCAGCGGATCGCCATCGCCCGCGCGCTCGCCCCGTCGCCGCGGTTGCTGCTGGCCGACGAGCCCGTCAGCGCCCTCGACACGAGCGTGCGCATGCAGGTGATCGACCTGCTCCGCTCGCTCGCCCGCGAGCGCGGCATCGGCATGCTGCTCGTCTCGCACGACCTCACGATCGTGTCGGCCCTGTGCGCGCGGATCGCCGTGCTCGAGGGCGGCCGGATCGTCGAGGTGGGCGAGACGGCCGGGGTGCTCTCGCGCCCTCAGCATCCCTACACGGCCCGACTGCTGGCCTCGGTACCGAGGCTTCCTCTCTGA